A genome region from Nitrospira sp. includes the following:
- a CDS encoding DNA-3-methyladenine glycosylase produces the protein MREILPRSFFAGPTVEVARSLIGKYLVRDNGAELMAGKIVEVEAYVGPEDKACHASKGRTARTEVLFGPPGMAYVYLCYGMHEMLNVVTEQDGFPAAILLRAVACRGMLIDGPGRLTRAFSIDRRLNRCDVTTGEALWFEDRGEVLSQGVLKTYPRIGVDYAGEWAKKPWRFRWEAAAGSGQRKRQRLMR, from the coding sequence ATGAGAGAGATTTTGCCGAGGAGTTTTTTCGCTGGCCCAACCGTCGAAGTTGCGCGGTCGTTGATCGGGAAGTACCTCGTACGGGACAACGGGGCAGAGCTGATGGCCGGAAAGATCGTCGAGGTCGAGGCCTACGTCGGTCCGGAGGATAAGGCGTGTCATGCGTCAAAAGGACGAACGGCGAGGACGGAGGTGCTGTTCGGCCCCCCTGGAATGGCCTATGTGTATCTTTGTTATGGCATGCATGAAATGTTGAATGTGGTGACCGAGCAAGATGGATTTCCGGCTGCGATCCTTCTGAGGGCAGTGGCGTGCCGCGGGATGCTCATTGACGGACCGGGCCGGCTGACCCGCGCCTTCAGCATTGATCGCCGTCTGAATCGGTGCGATGTCACCACCGGAGAGGCGCTCTGGTTCGAAGACCGTGGAGAGGTGCTGTCGCAGGGTGTTCTGAAAACCTATCCGCGGATCGGAGTCGACTACGCAGGGGAATGGGCGAAAAAGCCGTGGCGGTTCCGATGGGAAGCAGCAGCCGGCTCAGGTCAAAGAAAGCGCCAGCGATTGATGCGATGA
- a CDS encoding TonB-dependent receptor, whose product MKRVALLTVSVSLLCWVAPLRAHDPDAPDLNVPEVNVEADRPVAASSQQFIPDREYLLQPQGRPAQVLRLIPGFIAVEHSGGAGKADQYFLRGFDADHGTDVAFFADGMPINLRSHAHGQGYTDLNFIIPETIEGLDVYKGAYLPEYGDFATAGAVNFRTREAVSEGVVQSAGGQFHTQRHLLMFSPTTDRVRSLIAAEGYYTNGPFQQDNRYFRGNLLGKATMNPSARSELSVTGTFHKSQWNASGEIPLRAVQDGSLDRFGAVDPSEGGRTMRGTGRLNYHYDTTSGGRFFANAYAQYYRFDLFTNFTLFQNDPVNGDGFQQSDRRVMYGGDIGYKQTARWFDMDGAATVGVQTRVDHIHARLGPQALRNPLGSTSDTDITEASYAPFFKLEVQPTPWMRLAGGVRSEVFTFNVRNRCQTCLAQASGSADSGLVLPKANLILGPWWRTELFLNYGEGYHSNDARSAVTPVASPLARAKSYEVGLRSRPWGSDGIELTATLWALDMKQELVFVGDEGTTEIRGASRRRGMEVGARGQVWGPVYFNGSITWTKAEFRNGEAIPLAPEVTAYGALLLRWPEGLTSQLQATYLGVRPLTEDRSIRAPSWIDVDVSERYQLPIKLAHGRLEAFLFVQNLLNTKWEQAVFAFESRLKNEAAGVTDIHFVPGNPRMVMGGVAWYF is encoded by the coding sequence GTGAAGCGGGTTGCTCTCCTGACCGTCTCAGTGAGTCTCTTGTGTTGGGTTGCTCCCCTCAGGGCCCATGATCCGGATGCGCCGGACCTGAATGTGCCGGAAGTAAATGTCGAAGCCGACCGTCCGGTTGCAGCCTCGTCGCAGCAATTCATCCCAGACAGGGAATATCTTCTCCAACCGCAAGGGCGTCCGGCCCAAGTGCTTCGCCTCATCCCGGGATTTATTGCCGTCGAACATTCGGGCGGCGCCGGTAAAGCCGACCAATATTTTCTACGCGGCTTTGATGCGGACCACGGCACGGATGTCGCGTTTTTTGCCGACGGAATGCCGATCAACCTGCGTTCCCATGCGCATGGCCAGGGGTACACCGACCTCAATTTCATCATTCCGGAGACTATCGAAGGCCTCGATGTCTACAAGGGGGCCTATCTGCCGGAGTATGGCGATTTTGCCACCGCGGGCGCGGTCAATTTCAGGACACGGGAGGCGGTCAGCGAGGGCGTGGTGCAGTCGGCCGGTGGGCAGTTCCATACGCAGCGCCACCTGCTGATGTTTTCCCCGACGACGGACCGTGTGCGCTCGCTGATTGCTGCTGAGGGGTACTACACGAACGGACCGTTTCAGCAGGATAACCGGTACTTTCGGGGCAATCTGCTCGGGAAGGCGACGATGAATCCAAGCGCCCGATCGGAGCTGTCGGTGACCGGTACCTTTCATAAGTCTCAATGGAATGCGTCGGGGGAGATCCCCTTGCGCGCCGTGCAGGACGGGTCGTTGGATCGGTTCGGTGCGGTCGATCCTTCCGAGGGTGGGCGAACGATGCGCGGTACCGGCCGGCTGAACTATCACTACGACACCACCTCCGGCGGCCGTTTTTTTGCCAATGCCTATGCGCAGTACTACCGGTTCGATCTGTTTACCAATTTTACGTTATTCCAGAACGATCCGGTCAACGGCGATGGGTTTCAGCAATCCGATCGGCGGGTCATGTATGGCGGGGACATCGGCTACAAACAGACCGCACGATGGTTCGACATGGACGGCGCAGCGACTGTCGGGGTGCAAACCAGGGTCGATCACATCCATGCCCGGCTCGGGCCGCAAGCGCTCAGAAATCCGCTCGGAAGCACGAGCGATACGGACATCACTGAGGCTTCCTATGCCCCTTTCTTCAAGCTGGAGGTGCAACCGACGCCATGGATGCGCCTGGCCGGCGGCGTGCGTAGCGAGGTGTTTACTTTCAATGTGCGTAACCGCTGCCAGACTTGTCTGGCGCAGGCCTCCGGGAGCGCCGACTCCGGTCTTGTGTTGCCGAAGGCGAATCTGATTCTGGGGCCCTGGTGGCGAACGGAACTCTTTTTGAACTATGGCGAGGGATACCATAGCAACGATGCGCGTTCAGCGGTGACTCCGGTCGCCTCACCGCTGGCAAGGGCCAAGAGTTATGAGGTCGGCCTTCGATCGAGACCGTGGGGTTCGGATGGTATTGAGCTGACTGCCACTCTGTGGGCGCTCGACATGAAACAGGAGCTGGTGTTTGTCGGTGACGAGGGCACGACTGAGATTCGTGGTGCGTCCCGTCGGCGCGGTATGGAGGTCGGAGCGCGTGGGCAGGTCTGGGGACCGGTGTATTTCAACGGCAGCATTACCTGGACCAAGGCGGAGTTCCGCAATGGCGAAGCCATTCCCCTGGCGCCGGAGGTAACGGCCTATGGTGCGCTCCTGCTGCGGTGGCCGGAAGGATTGACCTCGCAACTGCAAGCCACGTATTTGGGGGTTCGCCCGCTGACGGAAGATCGCAGCATCCGTGCGCCCTCCTGGATCGATGTTGATGTGTCCGAACGGTACCAGCTCCCGATCAAGCTGGCACATGGGAGGCTCGAAGCGTTTCTCTTCGTGCAGAATCTACTCAATACGAAGTGGGAACAAGCGGTTTTTGCCTTTGAGTCGAGGCTCAAGAATGAGGCTGCAGGTGTCACGGATATCCACTTTGTGCCGGGGAATCCGAGGATGGTCATGGGGGGCGTCGCGTGGTATTTTTAG